One stretch of Girardinichthys multiradiatus isolate DD_20200921_A chromosome 2, DD_fGirMul_XY1, whole genome shotgun sequence DNA includes these proteins:
- the ppp1r32 gene encoding protein phosphatase 1 regulatory subunit 32, translated as MVGQARIVMPLVGATDRQGGLSKATFRPSNKSHTRAFGESKALDRMSFTTHLGLTRESGFVSNQRPVLFNKLSLDLIDNPQFGFMSQTKQHYQPPIHSDGSGSLPSVLNKPRASGFHHVRSLSKAEPVEAKSEYQSFFVPHHLTPSVSHHMKLGPKVETGFTKGTNLQLNTFLDKKSCILEPQTFSSVMKSDFLTPSFPKGAESIQRVHSHSVKETGYTRGAIAPLACPSSLLQSPETRTNAPVVKTIGKKEHTGFLLNTPNEIFPKRSFEPSHFTTHYNSKFSCGYQKDRNSVPAAGIINTSHTMDSGYNHRDTDRFILMN; from the exons ATGGTTGGGCAGGCGAGGATTGTCATGCCGCTTGTTGGAGCAACTGACAGGCAGGGAGGACTGAGCAAAGCCACTTTCAGACCGTCCAATAAATCTCACACAAGGGCCTTTGGAGAGAGTAAAG CTTTAGACAGGATGAGCTTCACAACCCACCTCGGACTTACCCGTGAATCCGGCTTTGTGTCAAACCAAAGACCCGTTTTATTTAACAAGCTCAGTTTGGACCTCATTGACAACCCACAGTTTGG TTTTATGTCTCAAACTAAGCAGCACTACCAGCCTCCCATCCACTCTGATGGCTCCGGATCTTTGCCAAGCGTCCTTAACAAACCCAGAGCCAGCGGCTTCCATCATGTGAGGAGTCTTTCCAAAGCAGAGCCTGTGGAGGCAAAG TCGGAGTACCAAAGCTTCTTTGTGCCTCATCATCTCACTCCATCAG TTTCTCACCACATGAAACTGGGTCCCAAAGTGGAGACTGGATTCACTAAAGGAACAAATCTGCAGTTAAACACCTTTCTGGACAAAAAAAGCTGCATA CTGGAACCTCAGACCTTCAGCTCAGTGATGAAGAGCGACTTTCTGACGCCATCTTTTCCGAAG GGTGCCGAGAGCATTCAAAGGGTACACAGCCATTCAGTCAAAGAGACAGGATATACACGAGGTGCCATCGCTCCCTTAGCCTGTCCC AGCTCTCTCCTGCAATCACCAGAAACTAGAACAAATGCACCAGTTGTGAAGACTATTGGAAAAAAG GAGCACACaggatttttattaaatactcCAAATGAAATTTTCCCTAAAAGATCATTTGAGCCTTCACACTTCACTACTCATTATAACAGCAA GTTTAGTTGTGGCTATCAGAAGGACAGGAACTCAGTTCCTGCTGCAGGAATCATCAACACAAGCCACACAATGGACAGTGGCTACAACCATCGAGACACAGACAG GTTCATATTAATGAATTAG
- the LOC124859405 gene encoding leucine-rich repeat-containing protein 10B — protein sequence MGNSSRKGEEEEEEEGTKDGEEEDTKKKKDVEEVEVELPLGVEELLESGDPVLDLSYRKFRRLPLRVCELLHLEKLYVCGNRLRTVPDSFSQLQGLRTLALDFNKLEDVPLAVCELTNLTHLYLGNNRLMNLPPEFINLKNLRCFWMESNFFHRFPQELYDLPNLTSLQMGHNRLKRLPHDFCRMESLKGLWLYGNRFEIFPKVLLHMKTLEILDFDRNKITELPSLKRLCSLHLFSYDHNPIKEPPKVGEEVILVGEGAAEFMEVREAKKERRRKATEEKAEELALAEEEPVIHGILKNSNSSSKPAIDEAAVDIEDSDVKEEETSVREEQEDCVELPVTEYDGADLEYDEDMVEYETEEIICEGEGFEYEEEGLEYENVSMDYEYEDGEELDDTGGQDEGA from the coding sequence ATGGGTAACTCTTCCAGGAAgggtgaggaggaagaggaagaagaggggaCAAAAGATGGTGAAGAGGAggacacaaaaaagaagaaagatgtGGAGGAGGTAGAGGTTGAGCTTCCACTGGGGGTGGAGGAGCTGTTGGAGAGTGGTGATCCCGTCTTGGACCTGAGCTACCGTAAATTCAGGCGACTACCTTTGCGTGTTTGCGAGCTGTTGCATCTGGAGAAGCTGTATGTTTGTGGGAACCGACTGCGGACAGTGCCGGACAGTTTCTCCCAGCTACAGGGTCTGCGGACGCTCGCCCTTGACTTCAACAAGTTGGAAGATGTTCCCTTGGCTGTCTGTGAGCTCACCAACCTCACCCATCTCTACTTGGGCAACAACCGGCTGATGAACCTCCCGCCTGAGTTTATAAACCTGAAAAATCTGAGATGCTTCTGGATGGAGAGTAACTTCTTCCATAGATTTCCACAAGAGCTCTATGACCTGCCAAACCTTACGTCCCTGCAGATGGGGCACAACCGGCTGAAAAGGCTGCCTCATGATTTTTGTCGAATGGAATCTCTAAAGGGATTGTGGCTTTATGGAAACCGCTTCGAAATCTTCCCCAAGGTCCTGCTGCACATGAAGACCTTGGAAATCCTAGACTTCGACCGTAACAAAATAACAGAGCTTCCCAGCCTGAAGCGTCTCTGCTCCCTCCACCTGTTTTCCTATGACCACAACCCCATCAAGGAACCTCCTAAAGTAGGCGAGGAAGTAATTCTAGTTGGGGAAGGGGCTGCTGAGTTCATGGAGGTGCGTGAGGCCAAGAAGGAGAGACGACGCAAGGCCACTGAGGAAAAGGCTGAGGAGCTGGCTCTGGCTGAAGAGGAGCCAGTGATCCATGGAATTCTAAAGAACAGCAACTCCAGCTCAAAACCAGCAATAGACGAAGCTGCCGTGGACATCGAAGACTCAGATgttaaagaagaagaaacatcAGTGAGGGAGGAGCAGGAAGACTGCGTGGAGCTGCCAGTGACAGAGTATGACGGTGCTGACCTTGAATATGATGAAGACATGGTTGAATATGAGACAGAAGAGATCATATGTGAGGGAGAGGGATTTGAGTATGAGGAAGAGGGGCTGGAGTATGAAAACGTTTCAATGGACTATGAGTATGAAGATGGGGAGGAGCTAGACGATACAGGGGGACAAGACGAGGGGGCATGA